A window from Dromaius novaehollandiae isolate bDroNov1 chromosome 1, bDroNov1.hap1, whole genome shotgun sequence encodes these proteins:
- the LOC135323848 gene encoding uncharacterized protein LOC135323848 isoform X2 yields the protein MSVRNCTSGGRHFFVAWLCLARYVADIDGHAASQLDPHFEPRDGRASVPLQRAYPASQLDAVAEPPGLPRGGPSGLEPQGSPRGVPAGGGLLGSQLDPTSEPQGHARNVAIGGGDLASHLDSDFESLGNPRDVPEGSVSPASQGLKPLLEPQGDRRGLAGDKDAEAAAHKGRRKQRLVLSTAVSGSILFAVVLTCVVTFRLRKRKQEAMPANPAAASNREESSTEEGRAKPGSDREKDGLTLENENFNNSSRRLPVNFATELAQLFDAMNSKSSFQPRCQSNSDGGYGCSSNICISRDFPQGDHSKCVCFRYQEGYCTSDAYSE from the exons ATGTCTGTGAGGAACTGTACCTCGGGAGGGAGGCACTTCTTTGTGGCATGGTTATGTTTAGCAAGAT atgtggccgacATTGATGggcatgcagcttctcagctggatccccatTTTGAACCTCGAGATGGTCGTGCAT CTGTTCCCCTGCAGAGggcttatccagcttctcagctggatgctgttgctgagcctccaggtcttcccaggg gtggtccaaGCGGTTTagagccgcaggggagtcccaggg gtgttcctgcaggcggtggccttctaggttcccagctggatcccacttctgagcctcaggggcatgccagga atgtggccataGGTGGTGGAGATTTAGCTTCTCATCTGGACTCTGATTttgagtctctggggaatcccagag atgtccctgaaggcagtgtttctccagcttctcaggggctgaagcctctgcttgagcctcagggagatcgcaggg gccttgctggtgacaaagatgccgaggctgcagctcataaaggccgacgaaagcagcgtttggtcctgagcacTGCAGTCTCGGGCTCCATACTGTTTGCCGTAGTACTGACATGTGTAGTtactttccggctgaggaagagaaaaca agaagcgatgccagctaaccctgccgctgcctccaacagagaggagtcaagcacagaggaaggcagagcaaaaccagggagtgacagagaaaaggatgggctcaccctagaaaatgaaaatttcaacaacAGCTCCAGGCGCCTTCCGGTGAACTTTGCGACAGAGCTTGCCCAGTTATTTGATGCCATGAATTCgaaaagttcatttcagcctagATGCCAGAGCAACTCAGATGGTGGTTATGGCTGTTCCTCAAATATCTGCATTTCCCGGGATTTTCCCCAAGGCGATCAttccaagtgtgtgtgttttcgttACCAAGAGGgatattgtacttcagatgcatattccgaatag
- the LOC135323843 gene encoding uncharacterized protein LOC135323843 isoform X2, protein MVRARGASGPGRRLLLLLGLLAALRARDSRAAPRAAPGPDVAVFDDYPAAQLHRLVEPLGLPRGRPRALEPRGVPRGVPAGGGLLGSQLDPTSEPQGHARNVAAGDGYAASHLDAHVESLGNRTGPRQRKYKAQRGKSSEKYSKLLQEILKELQRAADVPQVSEASAASQGLKPLLEPQGDRRGLAGDKDAEAAAHKGRRKQRLVLSTAVSGSILFAVVLTCVVTFRLRKRKQEANPAAASNREESSTEEGRAKPGSRTEKDELAVENENLNSSSRRLPVPIPNRIKNLCPFRRE, encoded by the exons atggtgcgagcgcggggggcgtccggccccgggcgtcgcctgctgctgctgctcggcctcctggcggccctgcgtgcccgggacagccgggctgctccgcgggcagcgccgggcccag atgtggctgtatttGATGATTATCCAGCCGCTCAGCTGCATCGTCTTGTTGAGCCTctgggtcttcccaggg GTCGTCCACGTGCTTTAGAGCCGCGAGGGGtccccaggg gtgttcctgcaggcggtggccttctaggttcccagctggatcccacttctgagcctcaggggcatgccagga atgtggccgcaggagatggctatgcagcttctcatctggatgccCATGTAGAATCTCTGGGGAatcgtacag gtcctcggcagaggaagtataaggcccagagaggaaagtcctCTGAGAAGTATTCTAAACTCCTGCAGGAAATCTTGAAGgagttgcagagagcagctg atgtccctcaagtcagtgaagcttctgcagcttctcaggggctgaagcctctgcttgagcctcagggagatcgcaggg gccttgctggtgacaaagatgccgaggctgcagctcataaaggccgacgaaagcagcgtttggtcctgagcacTGCAGTCTCGGGCTCCATACTGTTTGCCGTAGTACTGACATGTGTAGTtactttccggctgaggaagagaaaaca ggAAGCTAatcctgccgctgcctccaacagagaggagtcaagtacagaggaaggcagagcaaaaccagggagcagaacagaaaaggatGAACTTGccgtagaaaatgaaaatctcaacagCAGCTCCAGGCGACTTCCGGTGCCTATCCcgaacagaataaaaaacctgtgcccattccgaagagaataa
- the LOC135323848 gene encoding uncharacterized protein LOC135323848 isoform X1, with the protein MFWTALLGALGALSQQGGGADALTYILAPAAGLYVADIDGHAASQLDPHFEPRDGRASVPLQRAYPASQLDAVAEPPGLPRGGPSGLEPQGSPRGVPAGGGLLGSQLDPTSEPQGHARNVAIGGGDLASHLDSDFESLGNPRDVPEGSVSPASQGLKPLLEPQGDRRGLAGDKDAEAAAHKGRRKQRLVLSTAVSGSILFAVVLTCVVTFRLRKRKQEAMPANPAAASNREESSTEEGRAKPGSDREKDGLTLENENFNNSSRRLPVNFATELAQLFDAMNSKSSFQPRCQSNSDGGYGCSSNICISRDFPQGDHSKCVCFRYQEGYCTSDAYSE; encoded by the exons ATGTTTTGGACAGCGCTCCTGGGGGCTTTGGGtgctctctctcagcaaggaggaggtgctgacgccCTCACGTATATCCTGGCCCCGGCGGCTGGACTct atgtggccgacATTGATGggcatgcagcttctcagctggatccccatTTTGAACCTCGAGATGGTCGTGCAT CTGTTCCCCTGCAGAGggcttatccagcttctcagctggatgctgttgctgagcctccaggtcttcccaggg gtggtccaaGCGGTTTagagccgcaggggagtcccaggg gtgttcctgcaggcggtggccttctaggttcccagctggatcccacttctgagcctcaggggcatgccagga atgtggccataGGTGGTGGAGATTTAGCTTCTCATCTGGACTCTGATTttgagtctctggggaatcccagag atgtccctgaaggcagtgtttctccagcttctcaggggctgaagcctctgcttgagcctcagggagatcgcaggg gccttgctggtgacaaagatgccgaggctgcagctcataaaggccgacgaaagcagcgtttggtcctgagcacTGCAGTCTCGGGCTCCATACTGTTTGCCGTAGTACTGACATGTGTAGTtactttccggctgaggaagagaaaaca agaagcgatgccagctaaccctgccgctgcctccaacagagaggagtcaagcacagaggaaggcagagcaaaaccagggagtgacagagaaaaggatgggctcaccctagaaaatgaaaatttcaacaacAGCTCCAGGCGCCTTCCGGTGAACTTTGCGACAGAGCTTGCCCAGTTATTTGATGCCATGAATTCgaaaagttcatttcagcctagATGCCAGAGCAACTCAGATGGTGGTTATGGCTGTTCCTCAAATATCTGCATTTCCCGGGATTTTCCCCAAGGCGATCAttccaagtgtgtgtgttttcgttACCAAGAGGgatattgtacttcagatgcatattccgaatag
- the LOC135323843 gene encoding uncharacterized protein LOC135323843 isoform X3, with product MVRARGASGPGRRLLLLLGLLAALRARDSRAAPRAAPGPDVAVFDDYPAAQLHRLVEPLGLPRGRPRALEPRGVPRDVAVGDGDFSSSLDPGFEPGGVPAGGGLLGSQLDPTSEPQGHARNVAAGDGYAASHLDAHVESLGNRTGPRQRKYKAQRGKSSEKYSKLLQEILKELQRAADVPQVSEASAASQGLKPLLEPQGDRRGKLILPLPPTERSQVQRKAEQNQGAEQKRMNLP from the exons atggtgcgagcgcggggggcgtccggccccgggcgtcgcctgctgctgctgctcggcctcctggcggccctgcgtgcccgggacagccgggctgctccgcgggcagcgccgggcccag atgtggctgtatttGATGATTATCCAGCCGCTCAGCTGCATCGTCTTGTTGAGCCTctgggtcttcccaggg GTCGTCCACGTGCTTTAGAGCCGCGAGGGGtccccaggg ATGTGGCCGTGGGTGATGGagatttctcttcttctctgGACCCTGGATTTGAACCTGGAG gtgttcctgcaggcggtggccttctaggttcccagctggatcccacttctgagcctcaggggcatgccagga atgtggccgcaggagatggctatgcagcttctcatctggatgccCATGTAGAATCTCTGGGGAatcgtacag gtcctcggcagaggaagtataaggcccagagaggaaagtcctCTGAGAAGTATTCTAAACTCCTGCAGGAAATCTTGAAGgagttgcagagagcagctg atgtccctcaagtcagtgaagcttctgcagcttctcaggggctgaagcctctgcttgagcctcagggagatcgcaggg ggAAGCTAatcctgccgctgcctccaacagagaggagtcaagtacagaggaaggcagagcaaaaccagggagcagaacagaaaaggatGAACTTGccgtag
- the LOC135323843 gene encoding uncharacterized protein LOC135323843 isoform X1: MVRARGASGPGRRLLLLLGLLAALRARDSRAAPRAAPGPDVAVFDDYPAAQLHRLVEPLGLPRGRPRALEPRGVPRDVAVGDGDFSSSLDPGFEPGGVPAGGGLLGSQLDPTSEPQGHARNVAAGDGYAASHLDAHVESLGNRTGPRQRKYKAQRGKSSEKYSKLLQEILKELQRAADVPQVSEASAASQGLKPLLEPQGDRRGLAGDKDAEAAAHKGRRKQRLVLSTAVSGSILFAVVLTCVVTFRLRKRKQEANPAAASNREESSTEEGRAKPGSRTEKDELAVENENLNSSSRRLPVPIPNRIKNLCPFRRE, encoded by the exons atggtgcgagcgcggggggcgtccggccccgggcgtcgcctgctgctgctgctcggcctcctggcggccctgcgtgcccgggacagccgggctgctccgcgggcagcgccgggcccag atgtggctgtatttGATGATTATCCAGCCGCTCAGCTGCATCGTCTTGTTGAGCCTctgggtcttcccaggg GTCGTCCACGTGCTTTAGAGCCGCGAGGGGtccccaggg ATGTGGCCGTGGGTGATGGagatttctcttcttctctgGACCCTGGATTTGAACCTGGAG gtgttcctgcaggcggtggccttctaggttcccagctggatcccacttctgagcctcaggggcatgccagga atgtggccgcaggagatggctatgcagcttctcatctggatgccCATGTAGAATCTCTGGGGAatcgtacag gtcctcggcagaggaagtataaggcccagagaggaaagtcctCTGAGAAGTATTCTAAACTCCTGCAGGAAATCTTGAAGgagttgcagagagcagctg atgtccctcaagtcagtgaagcttctgcagcttctcaggggctgaagcctctgcttgagcctcagggagatcgcaggg gccttgctggtgacaaagatgccgaggctgcagctcataaaggccgacgaaagcagcgtttggtcctgagcacTGCAGTCTCGGGCTCCATACTGTTTGCCGTAGTACTGACATGTGTAGTtactttccggctgaggaagagaaaaca ggAAGCTAatcctgccgctgcctccaacagagaggagtcaagtacagaggaaggcagagcaaaaccagggagcagaacagaaaaggatGAACTTGccgtagaaaatgaaaatctcaacagCAGCTCCAGGCGACTTCCGGTGCCTATCCcgaacagaataaaaaacctgtgcccattccgaagagaataa